A stretch of DNA from Phycisphaerae bacterium:
ACCCGACCCTTCTCGTGTTCGACCAGCAGAACCGAGCACACGACCGATCCGATGCGAAGCGGCGTATTGATGATGTCCTCTGTATCCGCGGGGGCCGCCCCCAACCCGTGCATGACCGCTTCCGGAACAGCCATGATCGCCACCTGTGACGCCGCGACGAGCTCCAGGGAATCGATCGCCGCGCCCAGGAGCCGGATTCGCGCGCGTGAATCCCGTTCATACAGCCAACGGAACAATTCGTTCACCACCACGCCGTGATCCACCAGTCCCGCGGCGGCGTGAAGTGCACGCGCGTCCGTGTTCGCGTGGCGAAACCAACCCGTATCGGTGGCGATGCCGACAAAAAGCGCCTCGGCAATTGGACGTGACAGCTCCCGGCCCGACGATCTGGCCCATTCGTAAAGCATCAGGCAAGTTGCTGCCGCAGTGACATCGACGCAGGCAAATTGAACCAAATCGTCCCGCGTGGCGTGATGATCGATGGCCACGGTCGGCAGCTTGCACCCGACAATCCAGTCCGCGACTGGCTGAATCTGGGCGATGGCACAGGTATCCAATAGAACCACGCCGTCGCAGGCGCCTTCGCAAATCGTGGCAATGCTGTGCTCGACGTCGACCCCGCCCGTTACGCCCGACGGCAACACCTTGAAGCGGGGATACTTATCAAAAAAGGCAAATCGGTCCGGCAACGGCTCGTAGAGCAGCGGGACCGGATCGACGCCCTGATCCGCCAGCAAGAGGTCCATCGCTGCGATCGAACCCAGCGCATCGCTGTCGGGCCGCGTGTGACTCACCAGCAGCGGGCGCCGCATGTCCGCCAGATGCCGATCGAGTTGGGTCCAGTCGCAGTTTGGCACGTATCGCGCATCCATGGTCCATCATCATCAGACGGCGACCGACGAATCGCCTTCGAGCTCCACGAGCTCGCGCACCTGCCGAACGTCCTCTTCCAATTGACGCTTGAGGGCATCCGGGGATTCAAACCGCCGATTGTCGCGCAAAGCTCGGGCAAAGGCCAATCGCAGCGTCCGGCCGTAAAGATCGCCTTCAAAGTCGAGCAAGTGCGCTTCGATGCGCCGATCCGCCATCGCAAACGTCTGACTCTGTCCGATGCTCACTGCCGCGAGGTACGATCGCTCCCCGACCGTCGCAATCCCAGCGTAGACGCCGTCGCGCGGAATGAGTTGCTCCACGTCGCCCAGATTCGCCGTGGGGAACCCAAGCGACCGGCCGCGGCGGTCCCCATCGACCACGCGACCCAGCAGAGCATACGGGCGCCCCAGGCACATGGCCGCGCGCCGGACATCTCCCTCCGCGAGGAACTTCCGAACGAGCGAACTGGAGACAGTCAGTGTCTCTCCGCCCTCAAATTCCAGTGTCACCGGCGGAACGATGTGGACATGGCAGTCGAATTTCCCGGCAAGCGTTCTCAGCAATTCCGGATTGCCGCGCCGCCTTCGACCGAAACCGAACGTCGGGCCCTCGACAATATGGGTAGGCGTAAATCGCCGATGAATAATGTCTTCGACGAAATCCTCGGGCTCAAGGCCCAGCAATGCGGCATCCGTCTGAGCGATGACCACGACCTCCGCGCCGCCATGATGCAACAGGCGGAGCTTCTCGTCCGAAGGCGTGAGCCGCGGCGGCGTGCGATCGGGCGCCAGAACGGCCATCGGATGCGGATCGAACGTCAGGACTGTTACCGGACCGCCGGTCTGGGCGGCGAACAGGCCCGCCTGGGCGAGCAACTGCTGGTGTCCGCGATGCACACCATCGAAGTTGCCGATGGTCAAGACGGCACCTTTGATCGGCTCGGTAAGCGAAGCTAGACCGTCGAAGACTCTCAAGATGCTACTCGGCGACTCCCGTAATCCAGGACTTTAAATACGCGTCCATATAGAATATATGCAGATAGCGTTTGCACGAATCGTACAGCGCCTGTCACAGAATACGAGCGGGGCTCCGGAGGCACAAACGGCCCGAATGGCTGCCCATGACCGGACTATCTCCCGAATCGACCTTCTCAACCCCCTGAGGTTGGGAATCGCCACGAGGCCTTTTGACAAGATCACCCGCGACGGATGAAGTAGCGATCGTGACTCAGGAAGAACCCACTGCCGATTTCCGGCATATCAGCGTAGCCTTGTGCGTCGAAAGTGACGCTTTCGATCGCCTGGGACGCGTGCTTCGCCATCTTGCCGTGGGGCTGATCGACCAGGCAGCCCAGGTGCACGTCATCGGCGCCGACGCGCGCGTTTCCGGACTGGCCCTGGGACCGATTCGCGCGATCCGCTATCGACAGTACCGCTGGAGTCGCCCGAGTCGACAGCTCGAGGAAGTAACGGTGGCACTGGGCAATCGCGCCCCGACCGTCGTACACGCCATGACCGGTTCGTCTTATCTCATGGCTTCTCAGATCGCCGCACACTACGACGCCGACCTCCTACTGAACGTCAGTTCGATGTCGGACTGCCAGACCGCCGCAGGTTTGCCGGAAGGGACGCCGGGGGTCTTCATGGTCGCCACGGAACCGCTTGTGCAGGCCCTCCGGGAGTCCGCGCCGGTCGAGGATGATCGCATCAACCTCGTTCGGCCCGGCGTGTTCGTGGCCAGCGAGGTCACCAGCCGGCTTCGGGCGTGGTCCACGCCGAGTATCCTCTGCACCTCGCCATTCGAGCAGGAAAGCGGAGTTGACCACCTGCTCTGGGCGATGGGCCGCCTCCGTCAACGGGGGATTCAGGCCCTGCTGTTCCTCCTGGGACGGGGACGCTACGAAGCGAGCCTGCGCAAACTGGTCCGTAGTCAGGGGTTGAACTCGCAAGTTACGTTCGCGGCCCCGCTGGGTGATCCTCTTGACGCCATGAAAGGTGCTGACATCTTCGTGCGTCCCAGCCGAGACACCGCCTTTCACGTGGACAGTCTCCAAGCCATGGGCATGGGCTTGGCCACGGTAGCCTACCCCAGTTCCATTTCCGACCACCTGCACCACGATGAGACGGCTTGCGTTTGTGACCCGGCGACGCCGGAAGCGCTGGCCGACGCGCTGGCCCGGCTGATCGGCGATCGTGCCTATACGCAACGGCTGGCGACCAGCGCCCGCGAATACGTTCGCCAACTGCACACGATCAGCCAGATGGCGGAACGCACCGCCGAAGTTTATCGCGAGTTGGCCCTGGCCCACGGCACCATCCCACTGCCGGAGCAATCGTCGTGAATCGCGGCGCCGTCGGCTCAGATCATTTGAGTCCAGAGAATGCGACACGCCTGGCCGAGCATCTGCGCTCGCAGATCAGCGGAGAAGTTCGGATCGACAGGCTCTCCCGCGCCCTGTATGCCACGGACGCCAGCATCTACGAGATCATTCCCGCGGGCGTTGTTCTGCCGAAAAGCGTCAACGACGTCGTCAGAATCATTCAGGCATGTCGCACCTCCAAAATGACGGTGGTCCCGCGCGGCGCGGGCACCGGACTGACGGGCGGGGCCGTCGGCCCGGGCGTGCAGATCGACTTCTCTCGCTTTATGCACGGCATCCGGAAACTCGATCCAGATCAGAGAACGATCGTTGTCGAACCGGGAGTCGTACTCGACGACCTGAACAACCATCTTGCTCCGCATGGACTCCAATTCGCCCCGGACGTCGCGCCGTCAAACCGCGCCACCCTCGGCGGAATGATCGCCAACAACTCCTGCGGAGCCCATTCGATCATCTACGGGAGAACCGTTGATTACGTACGCCGCCTGACTGTGGTTCTGGCCGACGGCGAAGTGGTCGAATTCCACCGCCATCGAGACGGCACGTCCGCATCCGGCCGCGACGAAAGCGCGGCCGGCGGCAACGCGGCATCGAATCGCCCCGGCGGGTCAACGCCCGCAAGACTGGAACATGGACTCTCCGCCATTCGCGACGAGTGCGACGAAGACATCGCCCGCCGATTTCCGAAGGTCCTGCGGAGCAATGGAGGGTACGGCCTGGACCGCCTCGGACCCGCGGGGACTCAAGCGTCGGCGATCCCCGTGCTTTGCGGAAGCGAAGGAACCCTGGGACTGATCGTGGAAGCAACCTTGGACCTGTTGCCTTCCATTCAGCACAAGGGACTGCTTGTTCTGCACTATGACGACTTGCTGAACGCCCTGGGTGCTGCGCCCGCGATTCTTGAGCACCATCCCGCAGCGATCGAGCTCATCGATCGGCCGATCATCGCCGGAGGCGTCCGCAACCCTGCCATCGCGCGTCGCTGTCAATTCCTCCGCGGCGATCCCGAAGCCCTGCTCGTTGTCGAGTTCTTTGGCGAATCTCCCGACCACGTGACAGACAAGATCGAAAGGCTCGCCGCCAATCGTGACGCACTCCATGGCTGTGCCGAGGCCGTTCGCGTCTTGGATCGGCCCGGCCAAAGCGACGTATGGAACCTGCGCAAGAGCGGCCTCGGGCTGCTCATGTCCCGCCCGGGTGACCTCCAACCGCAGGCGTTTGTCGAGGACTCGGCCGTTCCGCCAGCACGACTCCGCGAGTACGTCGAGCGCTTTCAGGCGATTCTCAAGGATGAGGACACCTCCGCGAGCTTCTACGGGCATTCCAGCGTGGGCTGCCTGCACGTTCGGCCGTCGGTCAATCTCAAGGAGGCCGCCGACGTAAACCGCATGCGCCGCATCGCCGATGCAGCCAGTGACCTTGCCCTGGAATTCGGCGGGGCCGTGACCGGTGAGCACGGCGACGGCATCATCCGCTCGGCTTGGCTGGAAAAGACGTACGGCCCGCGCATCATGGAATCGTTCCGCGCCGTCAAGAAGCTGTTTGATCCGGACGGCGTACTCAATCCCGGCAAAATCGTTGATCCTTATTCCATGACGGATCACCTGCGCTTCGGGGGAGATTTCAAAGCACAGTCGCCTCGCGCATCCCTGGACTTCTCCGCCTACGGTGGCATGGCCGGGCTCGCAGGCATGTGCAGTGGCGTGGGACTTTGCCGCCAGCGGAACACCGGCACAATGTGCCCGTCGTTCATGGCTACGCGCGACGAAATCCACACGACGCGGGCGCGAGCGAATGCTCTGCGCATGGCGCTGTCGGACCGCGGCTTCCTCGACGGACTCGACGACCCTTCGCTGCGAGAAGTGCTCGACCTCTGCCTTTCCTGCAAGGCCTGCAAG
This window harbors:
- a CDS encoding DHH family phosphoesterase, which gives rise to MDARYVPNCDWTQLDRHLADMRRPLLVSHTRPDSDALGSIAAMDLLLADQGVDPVPLLYEPLPDRFAFFDKYPRFKVLPSGVTGGVDVEHSIATICEGACDGVVLLDTCAIAQIQPVADWIVGCKLPTVAIDHHATRDDLVQFACVDVTAAATCLMLYEWARSSGRELSRPIAEALFVGIATDTGWFRHANTDARALHAAAGLVDHGVVVNELFRWLYERDSRARIRLLGAAIDSLELVAASQVAIMAVPEAVMHGLGAAPADTEDIINTPLRIGSVVCSVLLVEHEKGRVRASLRSKPPASADDPDIDVAAIAARFDGGGHRRAAGARFAGTIASARAALLSAIEEVLAQCD
- a CDS encoding bifunctional riboflavin kinase/FAD synthetase produces the protein MRVFDGLASLTEPIKGAVLTIGNFDGVHRGHQQLLAQAGLFAAQTGGPVTVLTFDPHPMAVLAPDRTPPRLTPSDEKLRLLHHGGAEVVVIAQTDAALLGLEPEDFVEDIIHRRFTPTHIVEGPTFGFGRRRRGNPELLRTLAGKFDCHVHIVPPVTLEFEGGETLTVSSSLVRKFLAEGDVRRAAMCLGRPYALLGRVVDGDRRGRSLGFPTANLGDVEQLIPRDGVYAGIATVGERSYLAAVSIGQSQTFAMADRRIEAHLLDFEGDLYGRTLRLAFARALRDNRRFESPDALKRQLEEDVRQVRELVELEGDSSVAV
- a CDS encoding glycosyltransferase family 4 protein, which encodes MTQEEPTADFRHISVALCVESDAFDRLGRVLRHLAVGLIDQAAQVHVIGADARVSGLALGPIRAIRYRQYRWSRPSRQLEEVTVALGNRAPTVVHAMTGSSYLMASQIAAHYDADLLLNVSSMSDCQTAAGLPEGTPGVFMVATEPLVQALRESAPVEDDRINLVRPGVFVASEVTSRLRAWSTPSILCTSPFEQESGVDHLLWAMGRLRQRGIQALLFLLGRGRYEASLRKLVRSQGLNSQVTFAAPLGDPLDAMKGADIFVRPSRDTAFHVDSLQAMGMGLATVAYPSSISDHLHHDETACVCDPATPEALADALARLIGDRAYTQRLATSAREYVRQLHTISQMAERTAEVYRELALAHGTIPLPEQSS
- a CDS encoding FAD-binding protein, encoding MNRGAVGSDHLSPENATRLAEHLRSQISGEVRIDRLSRALYATDASIYEIIPAGVVLPKSVNDVVRIIQACRTSKMTVVPRGAGTGLTGGAVGPGVQIDFSRFMHGIRKLDPDQRTIVVEPGVVLDDLNNHLAPHGLQFAPDVAPSNRATLGGMIANNSCGAHSIIYGRTVDYVRRLTVVLADGEVVEFHRHRDGTSASGRDESAAGGNAASNRPGGSTPARLEHGLSAIRDECDEDIARRFPKVLRSNGGYGLDRLGPAGTQASAIPVLCGSEGTLGLIVEATLDLLPSIQHKGLLVLHYDDLLNALGAAPAILEHHPAAIELIDRPIIAGGVRNPAIARRCQFLRGDPEALLVVEFFGESPDHVTDKIERLAANRDALHGCAEAVRVLDRPGQSDVWNLRKSGLGLLMSRPGDLQPQAFVEDSAVPPARLREYVERFQAILKDEDTSASFYGHSSVGCLHVRPSVNLKEAADVNRMRRIADAASDLALEFGGAVTGEHGDGIIRSAWLEKTYGPRIMESFRAVKKLFDPDGVLNPGKIVDPYSMTDHLRFGGDFKAQSPRASLDFSAYGGMAGLAGMCSGVGLCRQRNTGTMCPSFMATRDEIHTTRARANALRMALSDRGFLDGLDDPSLREVLDLCLSCKACKTECPTGVDMARLKSEYLSQRNLLHGAEPLARLVADMPRYAEWASWFPRLSNLLGQSSLLRGLMERWYGLDRRVPPPRFATQTFRAWFRRHVRRHSSRRSGSRGPVVYFVDTWTNYYCPEVGIAAVRVLEHLGYEVQCPETVCCGRPSISKGLLAEATLAAETNVRILAPFARHGVPIVGTEPSCILSFVDEYPQLLQGQAAQTVAASIRTIETFLAEVVRENSGLLNSGSDSLPLLYHGHCHQKAIVGTDDAMAVMKHVWGEGARLINSGCCGMAGSFGHEKAHYDVARAIGEERLFPAVRSRGEAAIAVSGFSCRHQIGHHTDARPRHLIEYIADSVLLPDESD